In Nonomuraea sp. NBC_00507, the following are encoded in one genomic region:
- a CDS encoding alpha/beta hydrolase — protein sequence MRHPLALVGAARLGRLARMVQVPHPAHVSITSAAFPDCGGEWVRGGEGLDEGKALLYFHGGGYFSGSPRTHRSITWRLSVVSRRPVLALDYRQGPVHKLADSLADALDAYDCLLRHGYAPEDIVFAGDSAGGHLTLVTLLALRDRGLPLPAAAICLSPWADLTDIPRRANRWEDPLLPASRVRWLARRWTSGLDPHDPLVSPVHGDFTGLPPLMIVTGSTEVLRDEARRVAERARSGGVLVRYEEWRRMPHAFPLLADVLPEARLAFQHMALFLSAVGAGPAASADDTAAA from the coding sequence ATGCGCCATCCGCTCGCGCTGGTGGGGGCGGCCCGCCTCGGCAGGCTCGCACGGATGGTGCAGGTGCCGCACCCGGCGCACGTGTCCATCACGTCGGCCGCCTTCCCGGACTGCGGCGGGGAGTGGGTACGCGGCGGCGAGGGCCTGGATGAGGGCAAGGCCTTGTTGTACTTCCACGGGGGCGGCTATTTCTCCGGCTCGCCGCGCACGCACCGATCCATCACCTGGCGGCTGTCGGTGGTGTCCAGGCGGCCGGTGCTGGCGCTCGACTATCGCCAGGGCCCGGTCCACAAGCTGGCGGACTCGCTGGCCGACGCGCTGGACGCCTACGACTGCCTGCTGCGGCACGGCTACGCCCCCGAGGACATCGTCTTCGCGGGCGACTCCGCCGGCGGTCATCTGACGCTGGTGACGCTGCTGGCGCTGCGTGACCGGGGGCTGCCGCTGCCCGCGGCCGCGATCTGCCTGTCGCCGTGGGCGGACCTGACCGACATCCCTCGGCGCGCGAACCGCTGGGAGGACCCGCTGCTGCCGGCCAGCCGGGTGCGGTGGCTGGCGCGCCGGTGGACCTCCGGGCTGGATCCGCACGACCCGCTGGTCTCGCCGGTGCACGGCGACTTCACCGGACTGCCGCCGCTCATGATCGTGACCGGCTCCACCGAGGTGCTCCGCGACGAGGCGCGGCGGGTGGCCGAGCGGGCACGGAGCGGCGGGGTGCTCGTCAGGTATGAGGAATGGCGGCGCATGCCGCATGCGTTCCCTCTTTTGGCGGACGTGTTGCCCGAGGCGCGGCTGGCATTCCAGCACATGGCGCTGTTCTTGTCCGCGGTGGGGGCGGGCCCCGCCGCGTCGGCGGACGACACGGCGGCCGCCTGA